Genomic DNA from Hordeum vulgare subsp. vulgare chromosome 2H, MorexV3_pseudomolecules_assembly, whole genome shotgun sequence:
AAGTAGTGATTAGGGTGATTTTTCACGGATATGATTTTCGGATTAGGAGGTGAAACATGCGCTCATATTTTTAGCTGACACTTCTGGTGTATAAGATAAGACTAAGCAAGCTACCAGGCACAAGTTTTGATGGCATCTGAGCTAGCATGATCAAGGACTTAAAAATTCAAGTCTAGCTCTTGCCCTTTCAACTATCTGTTTGTTACGTTGACCTTACCTGAGGAATGTACATTGGGACTGGAATTAACAAAACAGAGATAGTATATTGGTTTACTTCATGTGTTGACAGGATGTAGATTAGTTCTATTCCTCTTGCACCGAGATTTACTGCTTGTTTATTGTTCTCTATGCAGATATGGCATGATAACATGCCTTATGGCAAGATTGCTGAAAGAAAAGGTCATCAAGGGTGGATGAAGCAGGAAGGCTCATACTTCCTTTTTCCTGGTGGCGGAACTATGTTTCCTGATGGTGCCGAACAATATATTGAAAAGCTTACCAAGTATGTTCCACTAAAAAGTGGTCTACTGAGGACAGGTCTTGATATGGGTTGTGGGGTAATAATTTTATCTTTAATATGGAGCTTTTATATTTCGTTTTCCAAGTGAAATGGCTACATTTTTTTCCATCATTTGTAGGTTGCTAGCTTTGGTGGGTTTCTGCTTAAAGAGAATATCACGGCACTTTCCTTCGCCCCAAGAGATTCACATAAGTCGCAAATACAGTTTGCGCTGGAGAGAGGAATTCCTGCATTTCTTTTGATGTTGGGCACACGCCGTCTTCCATTTCCAGCACAGTCCTTTGATTTCGTCCATTGCTCCCGATGTTTGATACCTTTTACTGCCTACAGTAAGTAATGTTTTCTTCTGCATTCAATACACATCTGCCCTCCCTCCCTCTGACATGTAAAAAATGGCAGATGGCAGTTATTTGATTGAAGTTGACCGTCTACTTAGACCGGGAGGTTATCTGATCATATCCGGACCCCCTGTGCAgtggaagaagcaggagaaggaatgGAGTGAACTTCAAGCAATGGCACAGTCTTTGTGTTACAAGTTGATTACTGTAGACGGCAACACGGCCATTTGGAAGAAACCTAATCAGGCGTCATGCCTTCCTAACCAAAATGAATTTGGCCTTGATTTGTGTAGTACTGGTGATGATCCAGACGAAGCATGGtaatatttttccgtgtttttttgtgtttctagcTTTTCAGTACGCCAGAAAACCATTTTGTATATTTCTGTTTGATTGATTGTGGGGTTTTACTGTTTGCAGGTACTTCAAGTTGAAGAAATGCATTAGTAAAGTTTCTCTGTCGGAAGAAATAGCAGTTGGTTCCATTGATAAGTGGCCAAATAGACTGTCTAAACCTTCTGCTAGGGCCTCCTTTATGGATGATGGTGTAAACTTGTTTGAAGCAGATACACAGAAGTGGGTCAAAAGAGTATCATATTACAAGAGATCACTTGGTGTGAAGCTAGGTACTGCACTCATACGTAATGTCATGGACATGAATGCGTTCTTTGGAGGATTGGCGGCTGCTGTAGCGTCCGATCCTGTGTGGGTTATGAATGTTGTTCCTGCTAAAAAACCATTGACACTTGGCGTAATATATGACAGGGGCCTGATTGGAGTTTATCATGATTGGTAAGTATGCAATACTTAATTTTTTTATCTCATACAAATTACAGACAATTTCAGCGCCTTGCTTGCTCATGTGCTTCTCCCTTGGTTGACTACGGACTACATTGCTAGCTTCTAAAGGACAAACTGGATACCATGTCCAACATAAGATTCCATGTCCATCTTACTTTCCAGTTGCTTGCTTGTGGTAGTTCTGCGAACACTAGAATATTCAAATTTATAGATTGTTCATCCACCTTTTCCAAGCTATCCACATATTTGTCAGCAAGTTTGCATCTGTTGCTGGGCAATTGCTCGGGCCTGCCGCCTGCTCTAGCATTCATAGATTACTGAGTATTGTTGATATATAATTTTACATTTAAAATTTGATCTCTATGTTGGTGCCTTGTGCAAGATTTTGTTTGCTgaaaaataacatcatatgatgacCATTTTTTTTTTGCACGATATATGATGACCATTTCACCTAGTAAGTTAACGGATCAAGCCATTTACATTAATAGACTAATAATCAATGTTCTTGCATGTTGTATTTCTGAAATTGATTGTATGACTTTGGTTCCAGGTGTGAGCCTTTCTCAACATATCCTCGTACCTATGATCTGATTCATGCTGATGGAATCAATTCTTTGATAAGCGACCCAAAGTCCGGAAAGAGCAGGTAGACCGACTGAACTTGAGATTGTCTAGTATTACTAACCTGTTCTAGTTTTTCTGCAATTTTAGAGTAATCTAATTTATTCTTGAAATACTATGTATAATGTCAGTGCAAACCAGGTAGCACCCAGAATTATCAGTTCATCTACAGCCACTTTGAAACAGCAAtataaagatgcaagcataatatAGATGCATGATTAGACAGCCATCGCTTGTTGAATCTATAGAGATGAAACCACAAGAATTGCTCAAAACTGGTGTTACTTGGTAGGAGGTGTTTGGTTCGAAGTTTTCCACCCGGTATCTGATTACATCGCAATCCCATACCGTTAACCATGTTTGCTTCGCTTTGCCTGTAAATAGATCCCGCGTAAACAGGTCCCGGCGTAGTTTAAATCTAATTCCGCCCACCCCCAGCGTAAAGAAATTATGTTACAGCCAGTGCGGACTCTGGCGACTCCAGCAAACTCTATCCAACCCGCGGCCACGCCCCGGCGTAAATAAAGTATGGCCTGGAGCTAGCTAACTGCCTAGACGTGGGGTTAGTCCTTTCTTGCCTGTATTCATTAGCGTTACCACCGTTAGCCAAACAATAATTCATTTTTGCCCATACCGTTTACATTAACAGTGTAAACCCATTGCGTTTACATTTTCATTACACTTCTGGAACCAAACACCTCCGTAATTGTATATGTTTAACCCAGATGGTAACCGCCGTGGTAGAGTCCAAGCAAATACTCTATGAAAGTTTTAAAAGCAAGCCTTACATTTATTTGATAGGATAAGCACCATCTACTAGATGGAGGGTACAAACTAAAAGAGCTGCCTGATAACTGATTGCATGTCTTACTTGTGGCAGATGTGACCTGTTTGATGTCATGTTGGAGATGGACCGCATACTGCGCCCAGAAGGAACTGCTGTCATACGGGACTCCCCAGATGTGATCAACAAGGCTGTACAGGTAGCGCAGTCGATTCGGTGGACTACTCAGGTACATGACAGTGAGCCCGAATCAGGCAGTGCTGAGAAAATACTCGTAGCGACGAAAACATTTTGGAAGCTACCATTGACATCAGGATAGTTTAGTTGTGTCCACGTTTATAACATTTTCGCCTTTCCCCCCTTTAGATTCCCCTGATTTTGTGTCTTTTGGGGATGGGTTGGAGGGATTAGCACTGATATCAGGTTGATGCGGAAATAGCTATGGAGTACTACTGCATTGTTGGTTCTTTAGAAAGAGTCAAGTGCTGAGGTGTGGTGTGATTCTTTGCATGTGTTCTGTAGCCCCTCTTCCATTTGGAATCAAATTTCGCATTGATATTTGTTATAGGATGATTCGCCCTTGTGAAAAGTGTGTGTATGGTTTGTTCAACTCGTGGTTACTGCATCCATGTTCGATTTTGCAATATAAACCACTCTATTTGCGTAGAaagatgatggcaaagtttcatGCCAACGATGCCATTTCACGTCTCTGCAAGCAGAGCAGGCTATGTGCATACTGATCGCACCAATTCATTCAGCGACGGAAAAAGCATAGTGATTTACAGACCTTTATCAACAAACATGTTCAAGAAGAATCGCTAACCAACGCCCTCCTGGACAAGAAAGAAAAGCAAAAGGTGCGACCTTGAAGTTCTTTCTATACAGCGCAAAAGTATATAAAAGGCCAAACTGAAGCAATTGCCTCGATGGCCAGCACGTTTGTCTCCACAGCTGTTGTCTCCTCTTTTCTTTTTTCAGTTGTCACACTTCCAGTGCGACGTCGGGACGCAGGTAAT
This window encodes:
- the LOC123427472 gene encoding probable pectin methyltransferase QUA3 gives rise to the protein MGLLSSLRPHRRGSSGGAQAQWQWSFLDAVWAVFLVAVVVFLALVFTPRRGDTLAAPAGAVVPPCAASEVDLLPCEDPRRSSRLSREMNYYRERHCPARGEASACLVPPPPGYRVPVPWPESLHKIWHDNMPYGKIAERKGHQGWMKQEGSYFLFPGGGTMFPDGAEQYIEKLTKYVPLKSGLLRTGLDMGCGVASFGGFLLKENITALSFAPRDSHKSQIQFALERGIPAFLLMLGTRRLPFPAQSFDFVHCSRCLIPFTAYNGSYLIEVDRLLRPGGYLIISGPPVQWKKQEKEWSELQAMAQSLCYKLITVDGNTAIWKKPNQASCLPNQNEFGLDLCSTGDDPDEAWYFKLKKCISKVSLSEEIAVGSIDKWPNRLSKPSARASFMDDGVNLFEADTQKWVKRVSYYKRSLGVKLGTALIRNVMDMNAFFGGLAAAVASDPVWVMNVVPAKKPLTLGVIYDRGLIGVYHDWCEPFSTYPRTYDLIHADGINSLISDPKSGKSRCDLFDVMLEMDRILRPEGTAVIRDSPDVINKAVQVAQSIRWTTQVHDSEPESGSAEKILVATKTFWKLPLTSG